The DNA segment AAGGACTCCCGGCGTTCTGGCGGAGGTAGGATGGATGGAATCCGCTCATGGGGCGATGCTCGCCGAATACCTGGGAAACAGGCTGCAGGGGGGAGACAAAGTAATGACGGTTACCATACCGATGATTGAAAAGCATGCCATTCAGCTTGGCGGTTTCAAGGGGGCAGCCGATGTATACAAACTGAACATTGTCCAGAATCTCCAGTTCCAGTTTTCGGGAGACCCCATCCAGTGGGCCTATGATCAGGTGACCAATACCTTGCTGGCCGACCAGAAGAAAGAAATCAAGGGCATATATATAAGCACGGACTCCCTCGGTATTTCGGCCGCACGGGCGACCCATGACCGAGGTCGGGACGACGTCATCGTCGTGATGAGCGACGACTCCGCGCATGTCTACAAGGAGATGCCGAAGCTCCCCGCCCTCCAGGCGGTCGTGGCCCTGGGTATCCACGAAAAGTCGCTGAATGAGTTAGCCTTCGGTCTTTTTGGTAAGGTGTTTAAGGGTGAAAGCGTGCCGAGCCAAAAATGGTACCCGACCCTTGGAAGTCTCATGACGAGGGACAAGCTTCCTCCTCCGGGATATCTATACGACGCTTGTGGAGGTTACAAGGCGCGTAAACCTGATTTCGCGGTAAAGTAGCAATAGTTCTATGTGAGTCGTCCCCTTCCCTTGAGGATTTGGCGGGGAAGGGGGCGACTCACGAAATGGTAGCGTGAAATCAGGAGGAACCGACCGATGGAAAGCGGTATGAATCAGGGCATTGTTCTGGAAACCAGAGGAATTGTGAAGAATTTCTCGGGTCAGCGTGCCCTTGACGGGGTAGATTTCGATGTCCGGGCGGGAGAGGTGCATGCGCTCATCGGTGAAAACGGCGCGGGCAAATCGACGCTTATCAAGATTATCGCCGGTGTCTTCCGGGCGGATGACGGGGAAATACTGCTGGATGGCAAGCGGGTGAACATCGCGAGCCCCGGTGAGAGCCAGAAGTTGGGCCTGGCCTTCATTCACCAGGACCTTAACGTGGTACCCCATCTATCTGTTGCAGAGAACATATACCTGGGAAGGTATCCGAAAAGTGCATTCGGATTGGTACGAGTCAGCAAGATGGCCGAAAGGGCACGCACTATCCCCGAGGCAGTGCCCATAAACGCGGATCTCCGCATGCCTGTAGGAGCGCTGCCCCTCATCGAACAGTGGAAAACGGTCATTAACCGCGCCCTCGCCATGAATTCCCGGATCATTTTTATGGATGAGCCTACCACCTCTCTGACCCACAGCGAGGTCGAGGAACTCTTCAAATCCATCGCTCACTTAAAAGAAATGGGAAAAGCTATTGTCTATGTCTCCCACCGGATGGAGGAGATCTTCAAACTTGCCGATAGGGTGACGGTCATCAAGGACGCAAAGAATGTGGGGACCGCATCGGTGAGTGTGCTGAATTCGGGGCAGCTTTACAGCATGATGCTGGGAAGAGAACTCGAAGACGTCTTCCCAGCAAAGGCTCCCTCGGGAGAGAAGGTTTGCCTTGAGGTAAAGAATCTTTCCCGGGGGAATGCCGTTCGGGATGTCAGTTTTCAACTTCGAGAGGGCGAGATTCTCGGACTTGCCGGACTTGTCGGCTCCGGAAGAACGGAACTATCGCGTTTGCTCTTTGGCGCGGACCGCAAGGACCGAGGGGATATCTTCGTAAACGGAGAAAAAGCGGACATCGGGTGTCCCACGGACGCTATCAGGAAGGGTTTCGGCCTGGTACCGGAGCAGCGACACACACAAGGTTTGGTCCTTCCCATGGACGTGAAGCAGAATATTACTCTCGCGAGCCTCAAACAGCTATGGCGATCCATCAGGCTTCCTCTTTTGAGCCGCCGAAAAGAGAACACTCTTGCGCAGAAGTATGTGATCGTGACGGGTGTCAAGACCTATGGATTCGATCAGTCCGTATCTTCACTCAGCGGAGGAAATCAACAAAAGGTAGTCCTTTCTAAATGGCTCTGCGCCAAGTCGGCGGTCCTGATACTTGATGAGCCGACCAAGGGGATCGACGTAGGTGCGAAGTTTGCCCTCTATCGCCTCATAACTGATCTCGCCAGAGAGGGGAAAGCAGTTATTGTGATATCCTCCGATCTCATCGAGGTCGTAGGACTTTGTCATAGGATCCTCGTGATGGACCAGGGTAGGATCAAAGCAGACCTAAAGAGGGAGGACACGGATCTGCCGTCCATTCTGGCCATGTGTCTGGAGAAAGGGCCGACGTCCCTGGAAACGTCTATTAACTGAATAGTAAGGAGATAGTTCGATGAAAGGAAGGGAATTAACCAGGGTTCGGTCTCTCTTATTTGTGGGCAAGTATGGAACGCTACTCTGTCTCTTGGCCATGATCGTTGTTTTCAGCATCCTCCTCCCCGCATTCCGGTCGCCCAATAACCTCGTGAATCTCTTGGGACAGACGGCCATCCTCTCGATAATGGCCGCCGGGATGACCTGTACGCTCAAGATGGGGGACTTTGATCTTTCCATCGGAGCCATTGCGGCCTT comes from the Deltaproteobacteria bacterium genome and includes:
- a CDS encoding substrate-binding domain-containing protein, with translation MKKVWKMNTLLMILMVTLMMLAFAIGTCFAEGPAMKIAPKGKKKITIGVIDPNAGIEVAAQFNKKHSAEAAKRGWEVRFVDLKDNIPQAAAQMENMISAGYDGIIVHWMPIRPIDKQIKMAFDKGIPVITMMCQASRTPGVLAEVGWMESAHGAMLAEYLGNRLQGGDKVMTVTIPMIEKHAIQLGGFKGAADVYKLNIVQNLQFQFSGDPIQWAYDQVTNTLLADQKKEIKGIYISTDSLGISAARATHDRGRDDVIVVMSDDSAHVYKEMPKLPALQAVVALGIHEKSLNELAFGLFGKVFKGESVPSQKWYPTLGSLMTRDKLPPPGYLYDACGGYKARKPDFAVK
- a CDS encoding sugar ABC transporter ATP-binding protein → MESGMNQGIVLETRGIVKNFSGQRALDGVDFDVRAGEVHALIGENGAGKSTLIKIIAGVFRADDGEILLDGKRVNIASPGESQKLGLAFIHQDLNVVPHLSVAENIYLGRYPKSAFGLVRVSKMAERARTIPEAVPINADLRMPVGALPLIEQWKTVINRALAMNSRIIFMDEPTTSLTHSEVEELFKSIAHLKEMGKAIVYVSHRMEEIFKLADRVTVIKDAKNVGTASVSVLNSGQLYSMMLGRELEDVFPAKAPSGEKVCLEVKNLSRGNAVRDVSFQLREGEILGLAGLVGSGRTELSRLLFGADRKDRGDIFVNGEKADIGCPTDAIRKGFGLVPEQRHTQGLVLPMDVKQNITLASLKQLWRSIRLPLLSRRKENTLAQKYVIVTGVKTYGFDQSVSSLSGGNQQKVVLSKWLCAKSAVLILDEPTKGIDVGAKFALYRLITDLAREGKAVIVISSDLIEVVGLCHRILVMDQGRIKADLKREDTDLPSILAMCLEKGPTSLETSIN